One Panicum virgatum strain AP13 chromosome 9K, P.virgatum_v5, whole genome shotgun sequence genomic region harbors:
- the LOC120648956 gene encoding uncharacterized protein LOC120648956, whose product MVIISPVDDLASSHPPAAGADGRAFQPPASNPEPLLFDNLIRGAAAYPAAAGTAAWNPHPHPPYASTATSSGGFNPSSSPLLSGSMMDPFSEQPPPLRIVRPAMVEPSYCYHLPTMLGFPPPAFAPGPFAQGASATPAPVLVPMQTASVEPAYYYPQAQGAAGEEAATIQKAQETTTPTPRRRGRPRKTAAAVASKPVFKKAPKRATARSKRAASQQATASATNDLATMAGQALVQKPEQAASVAAASTSDAAQAPAPCRNPMPPLLCQEQWRLQPTCSSSSLSPGGQAAAVVAGQPEVTLPYAYAETFAAGVRFRPTDEDLIFFLRLKHAGREIPVGFFKDFDVYQASPEAIKAACGVVDDDGCWYAFSPRDRKYKNGARPKRSVVEEGGQQLGYWKSNTKLAYVLTSGKGEGAVVTGNVTSLTFHVGHQPDGAQTPWKMKEYAIPENQHAPDGSATRRSLKQEAHVGLLEVAELSLDEPELQAVYLGLEVVDVEENEAPVEDVEA is encoded by the exons ATGGTGATCATCAGCCCCGTCGACGACCTCGCCAGCAGCCATCCCCCCGCGGCCGGTGCCGACGGACGCGCTTTTCAACCGCCGGCGAGCAATCCTGAGCCGCTGCTCTTCGACAACCTTATTCGGGGGGCGGCAGCGTACCCTGCTGCTGCGGGCACGGCGGCTTGGAACCCTCATCCTCATCCGCCGTATGCGTCAACAGCCACCAGCTCCGGCGGGTTCAACCCCTCGTCCTCGCCGCTGCTCTCCGGATCCATGATGGACCCCTTCTCAGAGCAGCCACCACCGCTGCGCATTGTGCGGCCGGCAATGGTGGAGCCATCCTACTGCTACCACCTGCCAACCATGCTGGGgttcccgccgccggcctttGCGCCCGGACCCTTTGCTCAAGGTGCCAGCGCCAcaccggcgccggtgctggtGCCGATGCAGACCGCGAGCGTGGAGCCGGCCTACTACTACCCGCAAGCCCAGGGGGCAGCCGGAGAGGAAGCTGCAACCATTCAGAAGGCTCAGGAAACCACCACACCCACCCCTCGGCGTCGCGGCCGGCCTCGcaaaaccgccgccgccgtcgcctccaaGCCCGTGTTCAAGAAGGCGCCTAAGCGTGCCACGGCTCGAAGCAAACGAGCCGCATCGCAGCAGGCAACAGCCTCTGCCACCAACGACTTGGCTACGATGGCTGGCCAAGCTCTGGTCCAGAAACCAGAGCAGGCAGCCAGTGTTGCCGCGGCATCCACCTCCGACGCCGCCCAGGCTCCTGCCCCGTGCAGAAACCCAATGCCGCCGTTGCTCTGCCAGGAACAATGGCGGCTGCAACcgacctgcagcagcagcagtctaAGCCCAGGGGGTCAAGCAGCTGCGGTGGTCGCCGGGCAGCCGGAGGTGACGCTACCGTACGCATACGCGGAAaccttcgccgccggcgtgcggttCCGGCCGACGGACGAGgacctcatcttcttcctcaggCTGAAGCACGCCGGTCGAGAGATCCCCGTCGGCTTCTTCAAGGATTTCGACGTCTACCAAGCATCCCCCGAGGCAATCAAAG CTGCGTGCGGGGTGGTGGACGACGACGGGTGCTGGTACGCGTTCTCGCCGAGGGACCGCAAGTACAAGAACGGCGCTCGGCCCAAGAGGAGCGTCGTCGAGGAGGGCGGCCAGCAGCTGGGCTACTGGAAGTCCAACACCAAGCTGGCCTATGTGCTCACCAGTGGCAAAGGCGAGGGCGCGGTGGTGACGGGGAACGTGACGTCGCTCACCTTCCATGTCGGCCACCAGCCCGACGGGGCGCAGACGCCATGGAAGATGAAGGAGTACGCCATCCCGGAGAACCAGCACGCGCCTGATGGCTCAGCCACGCGG AGAAGCCTAAAACAGGAGGCTCATGTAGGTCTTCTTGAAGTGGCTGAACTCTCCCTTGATGAGCCTGAATTGCAAGCTGTATATTTGGGTCTTGAGGTTGTGGACGTGGAGGAGAATGAAGCACCTGTTGAGGATGTAGAAGCATAA
- the LOC120649333 gene encoding uncharacterized protein LOC120649333, giving the protein MEGRGNPPLGTTEAVIKKPRSVVSRKPRSTEQLASEYNGMYAPSRYIFHDDDTGIEAGRHRRKELYLNSPETKNSMAHKNDVSRKLRRDDRSGGDYDGHSRSSKSKDATKHGSDGVLALECTMRSSGSPPDNPQLVPRDASVPGENRLRKVKLKVGGITRTIHPKTVPEPDPATSDGSSHRHKHKDSGGDTSKDTHGSRVEGKHGNRHDISPSSDLVRKSKRIPKKKALDGDSDDEDGELRYLEKLRGAKVAPDPMTTGHGSYDDSAADGLKKKNLSKVSKNKSTPYEVDEDFTMSRFGKDGRKKSQLGDGNESIEEEESEIDEKVGSKEVDSPSDVKIEIPGLTTRQRALQGRGGHGESLIEFPDGLPAVSSRKQKEKLSGVEIQAKKAEAAQRRKMQVEKAEKEQQAEAMRKILGIDSEKKKEEKKLKEQEEKEKQARLEEYRKNCVRTVIGPTGTVITFPESMGLPSIFNSKPVSYPPPREKCAGPNCTNPYKYRDSKTRLPLCSLACYKAVQGRPVQGSEAAQGSAAAQGSVADQGSDAAQGSVADQGSDAAQGDIAAQESAGKQA; this is encoded by the exons ATGGAGGGGCGGGGGAACCCTCCGCTTGGCACCACTGAAGCAGTGATAAAGAAGCCAAGAAGTGTTGTATCAAGGAAGCCGAGGTCCACAGAGCAACTCGCTTCTGAGTACAATGGCATGTATGCGCCATCTCGGTACATTTTCCATGATGATGACACCGGCATTGAAGCCGGCAGGCATCGGAGGAAAGAGCTATACCTAAATAGCCCTGAGACGAAGAACTCCATGGCTCATAAGAATGACGTGTCCAGGAAGTTAAGAAGGGATGACAGATCTGGAGGAGACTATGATGGCCACAGTCGGAGCAGCAAATCAAAGGATGCTACCAAGCATGGTAGTGATGGTGTTCTTGCACTGGAATGTACCATGAGAAGCTCTGGATCCCCCCCGGATAACCCACAGTTGGTCCCGAGGGATGCAAGTGTGCCTGGTGAGAATAGGTTGAGAAAAGTAAAGCTCAAAGTTGGCGGGATTACTCGAACCATACATCCAAAAACCGTTCCAGAACCGGATCCTGCCACGTCGGATGGCTCCTCTCATCGGCACAAGCACAAG GATTCTGGTGGGGACACAAGCAAAGATACTCATGGTAGTCGTGTTGAAGGAAAACATGGCAATAGGCATGACATTTCACCATCATCTGACCTTGTTCGCAAGAGCAAAAGGATTCCTAAGAAGAAAGCTCTTGATGGAGATTCTGATGATGAAGATGGCGAATTACGCTATCTGGAAAAACTCAGAGGGGCTAAAGTTGCACCAGATCCTATGACCACTGGCCATGGATCTTATGATGATTCTGCTGCTGATGGTCTCAAGAAAAAGAATTTGTCCAAGGTTTCTAAAAACAAGAGCACACCATATGAAGTGGATGAGGACTTTACAATGTCACGATTTGGCAAGGATGGCAGGAAGAAGTCGCAATTAGGGGATGGCAATGAATCTATCGAAGAGGAGGAATCTGAGATTGATGAAAAGGTTGGGTCAAAGGAAGTTGATTCGCCTTCAGATGTGAAGATTGAAATTCCTGGTCTTACTACAAGACAGCGAGCCCTTCAAGGCAGGGGTGGGCATGGAGAAAGTCTGATTGAATTTCCTGATGGATTACCAGCTGTTTCATCAAGAA AGCAAAAGGAGAAGCTTTCAGGAGTGGAGATACAAGCCAAAAAAGCAGAAGCTGCACAGAGGCGTAAGATGCAAGTTGAGAAGGCAGAGAAGGAACAACAG GCTGAAGCAATGAGGAAGATATTAGGTATAGATTctgagaagaaaaaggaagagaaGAAGCTTAAAGAACAGGAGGAGAAG GAAAAACAAGCAAGGTTAGAAGAATACAGGAAAAACTGTGTCCGGACTGTCATTGGCCCAACCGGAACTGTCATTACATTCCCTGAGAGTATGGGGCTTCCAAGCATATTCAACTCCAAGCCTGTCAG CTATCCACCTCCAAGGGAGAAGTGTGCAGGCCCGAATTGCACAAACCCCTACAAGTACCGGGACTCCAAGACAAGGCTTCCACTGTGCAGCTTGGCATGCTACAAGGCTGTCCAGGGACGTCCTGTCCAGGGGAGTGAAGCTGCACAAGGAAGTGCTGCTGCCCAGGGAAGTGTCGCTGACCAGGGAAGTGATGCGGCCCAGGGAAGTGTCGCTGACCAGGGAAGTGATGCAGCCCAGGGAGATATTGCTGCCCAGGAAAGTGCTGGAAAGCAAGCATGA
- the LOC120648957 gene encoding protein MIZU-KUSSEI 1-like: MARTTPSSPLSRATPPLSPTAGGTPSRLAVAPASPSTPQCGIPASPHTPGRGGARPGATTPPPATPRPEITLRQPSSQKRTPAAVRKPSRALRAIRALIRSLPIVAPAACRPASALPRRYTKPHDGHGGSDGARVTGTFYGHRRARITLAVQERPGSLPSLVLELGVPTGKLMQELSAGGHVRIALECEKKSKKSSQPDGTGGGSGNVSLLEEAMWTAYVNGRRVGYAVRREASEGDLAVMQLLSTVSVGAGVLPGDVVDAPAGAEADGEVAYMRAGFDRVVGSKDSESFYMVNPEGGAGGGTELSIFLVRV; encoded by the coding sequence ATGGCGCGCACGACGCCGTCGAGCCCGCTGTCGCGTGCTACgccgccactctccccgacGGCCGGTGGCACCCCAAGCCGCCTGGCCGTCGCGCCGGCCTCCCCGTCCACCCCGCAGTGCGGCATCCCGGCGTCCCCGCACACGCCGGGCAGGGGCGGGGCCAGGCCGGGCGcgaccaccccgccgccggccacgccgcgCCCGGAGATCACGCTCCGGCAGCCGTCGTCGCAGAAGCgcacgcccgccgccgtccggaAACCGTCGCGGGCGCTCCGCGCGATCCGCGCGCTGATCCGGTCGCTGCCCatcgtcgcgcccgccgcgtgCCGCCCGGCGTCCGCGCTCCCGCGGCGCTACACCAAGCCGCACGACGgccacggcggcagcgacggcgcgCGCGTCACCGGCACGTTCtacggccaccgccgcgcgcgcatCACCCTCGCCGTGCAggagcgccccggcagcctcccgtcACTCGTGCTCGAGCTCGGCGTGCCCACGGGGAAGCTCATGCAGGAGCTCTCCGCCGGCGGGCACGTCCGCATCGCCCTCGAGTGCGAGAAGAAGTCCAAGAAGTCGTCACAGCCggacggcaccggcggcggcagcggcaatgTGAGCCTGCTGGAGGAGGCGATGTGGACGGCGTACGTGAACGGGCGGCGCGTCGGGTACGCGGTGCGGCGGGAGGCGTCGGAGGGCGACCTCGCGGTCATGCAGCTTCTGAGCACGGTGTCGGTGGGCGCCGGCGTGCTGCCCGGGGACGTGGTGGAcgcgccggccggggcggaggccgacggcgaggtggcgtaCATGCGCGCGGGATTCGACAGGGTGGTCGGAAGCAAGGATTCGGAGTCGTTTTACATGGTCAATCCGGAggggggcgccggcggtggcacgGAGCTGAGCATATTCCTTGTCAGGGTGTAG
- the LOC120649328 gene encoding ADP-ribosylation factor: MGLTFTKLFSRLFAKKEMRILMVGLDAAGKTTILYKLKLGEIVTTIPTIGFNVETVEYKNISFTVWDVGGQDKIRPLWRHYFQNTQGLIFVVDSNDRDRVVEARDELHRMLNEDELRDAVLLVFANKQDLPNAMNAAEITDKLGLHSLRQRHWYIQSTCATTGEGLYEGLDWLSSNIASKS; this comes from the exons ATGGGGCTCACGTTCACCAAGCTGTTCAGCCGGCTGTTCGCCAAGAAGGAGATGCGGATCCTCATGGTGGGGCTCGACGCCGCCGGAAAGACCACCATCCTCTACAAGCTCAAGCTCGGCGAGATCGTGACCACCATCCCCACCATCG GATTCAATGTTGAAACTGTGGAGTACAAGAACATCAGCTTCACTGTCTGGGATGTCGGGGGTCAGGACAAG ATCAGGCCACTGTGGAGGCATTACTTCCAGAACACACAGGGTCTTATCTTCGTTGTGGACAGCAACGATAGGGACCGTGTTGTTGAAGCCAGGGATGAGCTCCACCGGATGCTGAACGAG GATGAGTTACGTGATGCTGTTTTGCTTGTGTTTGCTAACAAGCAAGATCTTCCAAATGCTATGAACGCTGCTGAGATTACTGATAAGCTTGGACTGCACTCACTTCGCCAGCGTCACTG GTACATTCAAAGCACCTGTGCTACAACTGGGGAGGGATTGTATGAAGGCCTGGACTGGCTGTCCAGCAACATTGCCAGCAAG TCCTAA
- the LOC120649330 gene encoding uncharacterized protein LOC120649330 produces MKVRASVKRLCGFCKVVKRRGIVFIHCTANPKHKQRQGFSTLAEAAASCTHLPPPPPPTASSTASAAAFAEASKVARQEMFTKFNWPLGLAALLKNGEK; encoded by the exons ATGAAGGTCCGCGCATCGGTGAAGCGGTTGTGCGGGTTCTGCAAGGTGGTGAAGCGCCGAGGCATCGTCTTCATTCACTGCACCGCCAACCCCAAGCACAAGCAGCGCCAGGGCTTCTCCACCCTCGCCGAAGCCGCCGCATCATGCACCCacctgccgccgcccccgccaccgACTGCCAGcagcaccgcctccgccgcagcGTTTGCGGA GGCTTCCAAGGTGGCTAGGCAAGAGATGTTTACAAAATTTAATTGGCCTCTAGGTTTAGCTGCTCTGCTCAAGAATGGTGAAAAATAA
- the LOC120649332 gene encoding splicing factor 3B subunit 6-like protein: MAAAGLRKGNARLPPEVNRILYVRNLPFNISSEEMYDIFGKYGAIRQIRLGNAKDTRGTAYVVYEDIYDAKNAVDHLSGFNVANRYLIVLYYQPAKMSKKSDVKKKEEEITRLQEKYGVGSKTPGPGSSD, from the coding sequence atggcggcggcgggcctgcgGAAGGGAAACGCGCGTCTCCCGCCGGAGGTGAACCGGATTCTCTACGTGCGGAACCTGCCCTTCAACATCTCGAGCGAGGAGATGTACGACATCTTCGGCAAGTACGGCGCCATCCGGCAGATCCGGCTGGGCAACGCCAAGGACACGCGCGGCACCGCCTACGTCGTCTACGAGGACATCTACGACGCCAAGAACGCCGTCGACCACCTCTCCGGCTTCAACGTCGCCAACCGCTACCTCATCGTGCTCTACTACCAGCCCGCCAAGATGTCCAAGAAGTCCGacgtcaagaagaaggaggaggagatcaCCAGGCTCCAGGAGAAGTATGGAGTCGGGTCCAAGACCCCCGGCCCCGGCTCCAGCGACTGA
- the LOC120649331 gene encoding peptidyl-prolyl cis-trans isomerase CYP22-like, producing the protein MASAGGAAISAGPTPPSATATATAVEWHQRPPNPKNPVVFFDVTIGSIPAGRIKMELFADITPKTAENFRQFCTGEHRKNGLPQGFKGCQFHRVIKDFMIQGGDFLKNDGTGCISIYGTKFDDENFIAKHTGPGLLSMANSGANSNGSQFFITCAKCDWLDNKHVVFGRVLGDGLLVVRKIENVATGPNNRPKLACIISECGEM; encoded by the exons ATGGCGTCCGCCGGCGGAGCGGCCATCTCCGCGGGGcccacgccgccgtcggcgacggcgacggcgacggcggtggagtGGCACCAGCGGCCGCCGAACCCGAAGAACCCGGTGGTGTTCTTCGACGTCACCATCGGGTCCATCCCCGCCGGCCGCATCAAGATGGAGCTCTTCGCCGACATCACCCCCAAGACCGCCGAGAACTTCCG GCAGTTCTGCACTGGCGAGCACAG AAAAAATGGTTTGCCACAGGGTTTTAAGGGCTGTCAATTCCATAGAGTGATAAAAGATTTCATGATTCAGGGTGGTGACTTCTTGAAG AATGATGGTACTGGATGCATATCAATCTATGGCACCAAATTTGATGATGAGAATTTTATTGCAAAGCATACGGGACCTGGACTGCTCTCAATG GCAAACAGTGGAGCTAACTCTAATGGATCTCAG TTCTTTATAACATGTGCAAAGTGTGACTGGCTGGACAACAAACATGTGGTCTTTGGG AGAGTGCTTGGGGATGGTCTACTTGTTGTGAGGAAGATTGAAAATGTTGCCACTGGACCGAACAACCGACCAAAGCTTGCCTGCATTATAAGCGAGTGCGGTGAAATGTAA